The following DNA comes from Poecile atricapillus isolate bPoeAtr1 chromosome 30, bPoeAtr1.hap1, whole genome shotgun sequence.
CGCTCCTCCAACCTGCAGGAGCACCGCCGCATCCACAGCGGCGAGCGCCCCTTCACCTGCCCCAGGTGCGCCAAAGCCTTCAAGACGCCCTACGAGCGCCAGCGCCACGCCCTCACCCACCTGGCGGCGGTGGCCGACAAACCCTTCCGCTGCGGCGAGTGCGGCAAGGATTTCCCGGCGGCCAACGCGCTGCTGCTGCACCGGCGGCAGCGCTGCCGGGACAAGCCGCACGCCTGCGGCGTCTGCGGCAAGCGCTTCACCTACGGCCACTCGCTGAAGGTGCACGAGCGCGTCCACACCGGCGACCGCCCCTTCCGCTGCGGCCTCTGCGGCAAGGCCTTCAAGCAGAGCAACGCGCTGGCCTCGCACGAGCGCGTGCACACGGGCGAGCGCCCCTTCGCCTGCCGCACCTGCGGGAAGGCCTTCAAGCAGTCGTCCTACCTGGCCATCCACCAGCGGGCGCACACGGGCGAGCGGCCCTACGGCTGCGAGGTGTGCGGGAAGGCGTTCGCCCGGCCctcgctgctgctgcagcaccggCGGGTGCACAGCCAGGTGAGGCCGCACCAGTGCGGGCACTGCCACAAGTTCTTCAAGGACCTGGCGTACCTGGCGGTGCACGAGAAGGTGCACACGGGGGAGACGCCCTACAAGTGCGGGGTGTGCGCCAAGGGCTTCGCGCACCCCTCCAACCTGCTGCAGCACCGGCGCGTGCACCGCGACacctgaggggacaggtgagggggggaCGGGGGTGCTGAGACACCGGGGACAGGTGTGGAGCCCAAAAAACTGCAGCAGCAACACCTGGACTGTGACACCTGAGCCCCAGGTGAAAGGACTTGGTACCTGTGACCCAGGACAGGTGTGGAGCCCaaaattgtggtttttaccccaaaaatcagcagcagcaacacctgAACTGCGACACCTGAGCCCCAGGTGAAGGGAGATGCAGGACGGGTGTGGAGCCCAAAATTGTGGTTTTGATCCCCAAAAATCGGCAGCAGCAACACCTGGACTGCGACACCTGAGCCCCAGGTGAAAGGACTCGGTACCTGTGAGCCAGGACAGGTGTGGAGCCCAAAATTGTGGTTTtgaccccaaaaaattgcagctgtGATGCCTGGACTGCAACACCTGAGCCCCAGGTGGAGGATTTGATACCTGTGAGCCAGGACAGGTGTGGAGCCCAAAAATCTGCAGCAGCAACACCTGAACTGCGACACCTGAGCTCCAGGTGAAGGATTTGCTACCTGTGAGCCAGGACAGGTgtggacccccccaaaatcactcatggaccccaaaattctgcagcacctgcagctggaacacCTGGAGCACCTGGTGGATGAAGCTTCAGGTGGAGGATTCGGAACCTGTGAGCCAGGACAGGTGTGGAGCCCAAAATTGTGGTTTTGACCCCcaaaaagctgcagcagcaacacCTGAACTGTGACACCTGAGCCCCAGGTGAAAGAACTCAGTAGTTGTGACCCAGGACAGGTGTGGAGCACCCCAGAATCACCTGTGGACCCcaaaaagctgcagcagcaacacCTGAACTGTGACACCTGAGCCCCAGGTGAAAGGAGCAAGCACCTGTGACCCAGGACAGGTGTGGAGCCCAAAATTGAGGTTTTGACCCCCAAAAACGGCAGCAGCAACACCTGAACTGTGACACCTGAGCCCCAGGTGAAGGATTTGCTACCTGTGAGCCAGGACAGGTGTggagcaccccaaaatcactcgtggaccccaaaaatttgcagcacctgcagctggaacacCTGGAGCACCTGGTGGATGAAGCTTCAGGTGGAGGATTCGGTACCTGTGAGCCAGGACAGGTGTGGAGCCCAAAATTGTGTTTTTGACCCCAAAAATCTGCAGCAGCAACACCTGAACTGTGACACCTGAGCACCAGGTGAAAGGACTCGGTACCTGTGAGCCAGGACAGGTGTGGGCCCCAAAATTGTGGTTTTGACCCCcaagaagctgcagcagcaacacCTGGATGGTGACACCTGAGCCCCAGGTGAAGGATTCTGTACCTGTGAGCCAGGACAGGTGTggagcaccccaaaatcacctgtgGACCCCAAAAATCTGCAGCAGCAACACCTGAACTGTGACACCTGAGCCCCAGGTGGAAGGACTCAGTACTTGCGAGCCAAGACAGGTGTGGGCCCCAAAAAGCTTCAGCACCTGGACAGGTGggggcacctgtgccaggtgtgGACCCCAAACTGCAACACCTGTGCCATGTGTGGACCCTGAACTGCAACACCTGGACTGCAACACCTGGGCCAGGTGTGAACCCCAAACTGCAACACCTGAGCTCCAGGTGAGAAAACCTGAGCCAGGTATGAACCCCAAACTGCAACACCTGGACTGCAACACCTGAGCCAGGTGTGgaccccaaactgcagcacCTGAGCTCCAGGTGTGAACCCCAAACTGTAACACCTGGGCCATGTGTGGACCCTGAACTGCAACACCTGAGCTCCAGGTGAGAGAACCTGAGCCAGGTGTGGACCCTGAACTGCAGCACCTGAGCTCCAGGTGTGAACCCCAAACTGCAACACCTGAGCCAGGTGTGGAGCCCAAACTGCAACACCTGAACTGCAACACCTGAGCTCCAGGTGTGGAACCCGAACTGCAACACCTGGACTGCAGCACCTGAGCTCCAGGTGTGgaccccaaactgcagcacCTGAGCTCCAGGTGAGAGAACCTGAGCCAGGTGTGAACCCCAAACTGCAACACCTGGACTGCAACACCTGAGCTCCAGGTGTGGACCCCAAAATGCAACACCTGAGCTCCAGGTGAGAGAACCTGAGCCAGGTGTGGACCCCAAACTGCAACACCTGGACTGGAACACCTGAGCCAGGTGTGGACCCCAAACTGCAACACCTGAGCTCCAGGTGAGgaccccaaactgcagcacCTGAGCTCCAGGTGTGAACCCCAAACTGTAACACCTGGACTGGAACACCTGAGCTCCAGGTGAGGTCCTGGTGTGGTCACACCTGAGCTGTGACGTCACCGACAGCGGATGAAGAACGGGGAGACCCCTGAGGTTCACCTGCGGCCAGGTGTGACCCCCAGACCTGCCAGGACTCACCTGAGCCCTCACCTGAGCTCgggagggatttttggggtgctccAGGTGCACACCTGGGTGGGCGGGGCCTTCTCAGGACCTGGGGTTGTCCCCTTGGATGATGGTGAGCACACCTGGAGgtcacctggggctcacctgagctcacctgagctcacctgagatcacctggagctcacctgagcacacctgagctcacctgagctcacctgagctcacctggggctcacctggggctcacctgagcacacctgggctcacctgagcacacctggggctcacctgagcacacctggggctcacctggggctcacctgagctcacctgggctcacctgagcgcacctgagctcacctgggcacacctggagctcacctgagcccacctggagctcacctgagctcacctgggcacacctgagcccacctggactcacctggggctcacctgagctcacctgggctcacctgagctcacctgggctcacctgtctcaccttTCCGGGCGGTTCTTGTAGCgctggggggggggagggggtggggcaCACCTGGATCGTTCATTAAAGGATCGTTAATTGATGACGTCATCGCCAATCTCACCTGAGTCGCACCTGGAGAAcacaggaacccccaaaaatccacaccTGATGCACC
Coding sequences within:
- the LOC131589800 gene encoding uncharacterized protein LOC131589800 translates to MTSSINDPLMNDPGVPHPLPPPSATRTARKGETGPAHPGVHLEHPKNPSRAQVRAQVSPGRSGGHTWPQVNLRGLPVLHPLSVTSQLRCDHTRTSPGAQVLQFGVLTWSSGVAVWGPHLAQVFQSRCCSLGSTPGSGSLTWSSGVAFWGPHLELRCCSPGVAVWGSHLAQVLSPGAQVLQFGVHTWSSGAAVQVLQFGFHTWSSGVAVQVLQFGVHTWSSGAAVQGPHLAQVLSPGAQVLQFRVHTWPRCYSLGFTPGAQVLQFGVHTWLRCCSPGVAVWGSYLAQVFSPGAQVLQFGVHTWPRCCSLGSTPGTGAPTCPGAEAFWGPHLSWLASTESFHLGLRCHSSGVAAADFWGPQVILGCSTPVLAHRYRILHLKLHPPGAPGAPGVPAAGAAEFWGP